One window of Mesorhizobium loti R88b genomic DNA carries:
- the bchE gene encoding magnesium-protoporphyrin IX monomethyl ester anaerobic oxidative cyclase — protein MKIVLINPPHTAIGSRVPDDHLPPLGLLAIGGPLIDAGHDVRLVDAEFGPMPLDSVVRDALDDFPDFVLIGHSGSTSAHPTALLIAEMIKAQEPATMVIYGGVFPTYHWRDILAATDVFDFIVRGEGEATVVALVEALEMHQPPASVAGIAFRGDLRRPFATQAAMTIAELDAYRVGWELIDHSRYSYWGGKRAVVMQFSRGCPHLCNYCGQRGFWTRWRHRDPKKFAQEIAWLHREHGVELINLADENPTVSKKAWRAFLDALIAENVPVLIVGSTRADDIVRDADILHLYRKAGVIRWLLGMENTDEQTLQLIRKGGSTSSDREAIRLLRKHGILSMATWVAGFEDEGFRDLWRGFRQLIAYDPDQIQALYVTPHRWTPFFRIARDRKVIQKDARLWDYKHQVLQMTRLKPWMLFFSIKLIELAVQSRPKALARILFHPDPEQRHSMRWYTQMGRRVWFREVWGFLARDGRVKDGPTLAEFWGAPQDSEEESMTVSRPARKPELPVVASRGLPTKRLAG, from the coding sequence ATGAAAATCGTCCTGATCAATCCGCCGCACACCGCCATCGGCAGCCGCGTGCCGGACGACCACCTGCCGCCGCTCGGCCTGCTGGCGATCGGCGGCCCGCTGATCGATGCCGGCCACGATGTGCGTCTCGTCGACGCCGAATTCGGGCCGATGCCGCTCGACAGCGTCGTGCGCGACGCATTGGATGACTTCCCGGACTTCGTCCTGATCGGCCATTCCGGCTCGACCTCGGCGCACCCAACCGCCTTGCTGATCGCTGAGATGATCAAGGCGCAAGAACCGGCGACCATGGTCATCTATGGCGGCGTCTTCCCGACCTATCACTGGCGCGACATACTGGCTGCAACCGACGTCTTCGACTTCATCGTGCGCGGCGAGGGCGAGGCGACCGTGGTGGCGCTGGTCGAGGCGCTGGAGATGCACCAGCCGCCGGCAAGCGTCGCCGGCATCGCCTTTCGCGGCGATCTGCGCCGGCCCTTCGCCACACAGGCGGCGATGACGATTGCCGAGCTCGACGCCTACCGCGTCGGCTGGGAACTGATCGACCACAGCCGTTACAGCTACTGGGGCGGCAAGCGTGCCGTGGTCATGCAGTTTTCGCGCGGCTGCCCACATCTGTGCAACTATTGCGGCCAGCGCGGTTTCTGGACCCGCTGGCGGCATCGCGATCCCAAGAAGTTCGCGCAGGAGATTGCCTGGCTGCATCGCGAACATGGCGTCGAGCTGATCAACCTCGCCGACGAGAACCCGACGGTCTCGAAGAAGGCGTGGCGCGCCTTTCTCGACGCCCTGATTGCCGAGAATGTGCCGGTGCTGATCGTCGGCTCGACGCGGGCCGACGACATCGTGCGCGATGCCGACATCCTGCATCTCTACCGCAAGGCGGGCGTCATCCGCTGGCTGCTGGGCATGGAAAACACCGACGAGCAGACGCTTCAATTGATCCGCAAGGGCGGCAGCACCTCCTCCGACCGCGAGGCGATAAGGCTGTTGCGAAAGCACGGTATCCTGTCGATGGCAACCTGGGTGGCCGGTTTCGAGGATGAAGGATTTCGCGACCTGTGGCGCGGCTTTCGCCAGCTCATCGCCTATGACCCCGACCAGATCCAGGCACTTTACGTAACGCCGCATCGCTGGACGCCGTTCTTCCGCATCGCAAGGGATCGCAAGGTGATCCAGAAAGATGCCCGCCTGTGGGATTACAAGCACCAGGTGCTGCAGATGACGCGGCTGAAGCCGTGGATGCTGTTCTTCAGCATCAAGCTGATTGAACTCGCCGTACAGTCGCGGCCGAAAGCGCTGGCCCGCATCCTGTTCCACCCCGATCCCGAGCAGCGGCACTCGATGCGCTGGTACACACAGATGGGGCGCCGCGTCTGGTTCCGTGAGGTCTGGGGCTTTCTGGCCCGCGATGGCAGGGTGAAGGACGGCCCGACGCTGGCCGAATTCTGGGGCGCGCCGCAGGATTCCGAGGAGGAATCGATGACGGTTTCACGCCCGGCTCGAAAGCCGGAGCTTCCCGTCGTCGCAAGTCGCGGATTGCCGACGAAACGATTAGCCGGCTGA
- a CDS encoding sigma-70 family RNA polymerase sigma factor, with translation MTPQDITKLIVRTSMKDRAAFDLLYRQTSAKLFGVCLRVLNDRGDAEEALQEVFVKIWTKADRFAVSDLSPISWLVAIARNHAIDRIRARRKQAVDIDAALDVADPAPGPEAMVVAGDESERIHHCLDELEKDRAAAVRGAYLKGESYAELAERHGVPLNTMRTWLRRSLMKLRECLER, from the coding sequence ATGACGCCGCAGGACATCACCAAGCTGATCGTCCGAACTTCGATGAAGGATCGGGCCGCGTTCGATCTGCTGTACCGGCAGACCAGCGCGAAACTTTTCGGCGTGTGCCTTCGTGTATTGAACGACCGGGGAGATGCGGAAGAAGCCTTGCAGGAAGTCTTCGTCAAGATATGGACGAAGGCGGACCGTTTTGCTGTTTCCGATCTGAGCCCGATCTCCTGGCTGGTGGCAATCGCGCGCAATCATGCGATCGATCGCATCAGGGCGCGGCGCAAGCAGGCCGTCGATATCGATGCCGCACTCGACGTGGCAGATCCGGCGCCGGGACCTGAAGCGATGGTGGTGGCGGGCGATGAGTCCGAAAGGATCCATCATTGCCTCGATGAATTGGAGAAAGACCGGGCGGCGGCCGTCCGGGGCGCTTATCTCAAGGGCGAAAGCTATGCCGAACTGGCGGAACGTCATGGCGTGCCGTTGAACACGATGCGTACCTGGCTGCGCCGCAGCCTGATGAAACTCAGAGAATGTCTGGAAAGATGA
- the phhA gene encoding phenylalanine 4-monooxygenase has protein sequence MTTMSVAEYARDCAAQGLRGDYSVCRSDFTVAQGYDYSAEEQAVWRTLCDRQTKLTRKLAHHSYLDGVEKLGLLDRIPDFADVSAKLRKLTGWEIVAVPGLIPAAPFFDHLANRRFPVTNWLRTRQELDYIVEPDMFHDFFGHVPVLSQPVFADFMQMYGKKAGDIIALGGDEMITRLYWYTAEYGLMQEAGEPLKAFGAGLMSSFTELQFAVDGKDAHHVPFDLETVMRTGYEIDKFQRAYFVLPSFDVLRDAFQAADFAAIVARRRGQPALDPATV, from the coding sequence ATGACGACGATGAGCGTTGCCGAATATGCCCGCGATTGCGCGGCACAGGGCTTGCGCGGCGACTACTCGGTCTGCCGTTCCGATTTCACCGTGGCGCAGGGCTACGATTACAGCGCTGAGGAACAGGCGGTGTGGCGCACTTTGTGCGACCGCCAGACCAAACTGACGCGCAAGCTCGCCCATCATTCCTATCTCGACGGTGTCGAAAAACTCGGCCTGCTCGACCGCATCCCCGATTTCGCTGACGTCAGCGCCAAGCTGCGCAAGCTGACCGGCTGGGAGATCGTCGCCGTGCCGGGCCTTATCCCCGCCGCACCTTTCTTCGATCATCTCGCCAACCGCCGCTTCCCGGTCACCAACTGGCTGCGCACCAGGCAGGAGCTCGACTACATCGTCGAACCGGACATGTTTCACGATTTCTTCGGTCACGTGCCGGTGCTGTCGCAGCCGGTGTTCGCCGATTTCATGCAGATGTACGGCAAGAAGGCCGGCGACATCATTGCGCTCGGCGGCGACGAGATGATCACCCGGCTCTACTGGTACACGGCCGAATACGGCCTGATGCAGGAGGCCGGCGAGCCGCTGAAGGCCTTTGGCGCCGGCCTGATGTCGTCGTTCACCGAATTGCAGTTCGCAGTCGATGGCAAGGATGCGCACCATGTGCCCTTCGACCTCGAAACAGTGATGCGCACTGGCTATGAGATCGACAAGTTCCAGCGTGCCTATTTCGTGCTGCCGTCCTTCGACGTCTTGCGTGACGCCTTCCAGGCAGCAGATTTCGCGGCGATCGTCGCGCGCCGCAGGGGCCAGCCGGCGCTCGACCCCGCGACGGTCTAG
- a CDS encoding fasciclin domain-containing protein has product MRRFATLLLAGTIAASAFATVAYAENPMVGGAAMYANKNIVENAVNSKDHTTLVAAVKAAGLVETLQGAGPFTVFAPTNEAFAALPAGTVDTLLKPENKDKLVKILTCHVVAAKAMAADVAAMVKADGGTHKVKTVGGCELSLKAEGGKVTVTDENGNVANVTIADVEQSNGVIHVIDKVLLPKM; this is encoded by the coding sequence ATGCGTAGATTCGCCACCCTTTTGCTCGCCGGTACGATCGCCGCTTCGGCGTTTGCCACCGTTGCCTATGCTGAAAATCCGATGGTCGGCGGCGCCGCCATGTACGCCAACAAGAACATCGTCGAGAACGCCGTCAATTCGAAGGACCACACGACGCTGGTGGCCGCCGTCAAGGCAGCCGGCCTGGTCGAGACCCTGCAGGGCGCCGGCCCGTTCACCGTCTTCGCGCCGACCAATGAGGCCTTTGCCGCACTGCCGGCCGGCACGGTCGACACGCTGCTCAAGCCCGAGAACAAGGACAAGCTCGTCAAGATCCTGACCTGCCATGTCGTCGCCGCCAAGGCGATGGCGGCTGACGTGGCCGCGATGGTCAAGGCTGATGGCGGCACGCACAAGGTCAAGACGGTCGGCGGCTGCGAACTGTCGCTCAAGGCTGAAGGCGGCAAGGTCACCGTCACCGACGAGAACGGCAATGTCGCCAATGTCACGATCGCCGATGTCGAGCAGTCCAACGGCGTCATCCACGTCATCGACAAGGTTTTGCTCCCGAAGATGTGA
- a CDS encoding Lrp/AsnC family transcriptional regulator encodes MPQFDDFEIKMLDVLQRDGRKPVSELAQEIGLSTTPCARRFEALQDAGIIKGFAAVISRRAVGLMVEVFIEVRLTSHSDGSPESFIAAVQRMDEVSSCWTMTGDHDFLLHVMVPSVDELNAFVMHRLMRLDGVRDVHTQLVLQNIKGPGHVPLAHLRR; translated from the coding sequence ATGCCTCAGTTCGACGATTTCGAAATCAAGATGCTCGATGTCCTGCAGCGCGACGGCCGCAAGCCCGTCTCCGAACTGGCGCAGGAGATCGGACTGTCGACGACACCATGCGCGCGGCGCTTCGAGGCGCTGCAGGATGCCGGCATCATCAAGGGATTTGCCGCCGTGATCAGCCGCCGCGCCGTCGGGCTGATGGTCGAGGTATTCATCGAGGTGCGCCTGACCAGTCACAGCGACGGTTCGCCGGAAAGCTTCATTGCCGCGGTGCAGCGCATGGACGAGGTGTCGTCGTGCTGGACGATGACCGGCGACCACGACTTCCTGCTGCATGTCATGGTGCCGTCGGTCGACGAGCTCAACGCATTCGTCATGCACCGGCTGATGCGGCTCGACGGCGTGCGCGACGTCCACACGCAGCTGGTGCTGCAGAACATCAAGGGACCCGGCCACGTGCCGCTCGCGCATCTCAGGCGGTGA
- the argB gene encoding acetylglutamate kinase → MTEITATAEMQADLLSRALPYMQRYEHKTIVVKYGGHAMGDLELGKAFARDIALLKQSGVNPIVVHGGGPQIGAMLAKMGIESKFEGGLRVTDQKTVEIVEMVLAGSINKEIVALINAEGEWAIGLCGKDGNMVFAEKARKTMIDPDSNIERVLDLGFVGEPVEVDRTLLDLLARSEMIPVLAPVAPGRDGHTYNINADTFAGAIAGACKASRLLFLTDVPGVLDKNKKLIDELTVTEARALIKDGTVSGGMIPKVETCIEAIERGVEGVVILNGKTPHAVLLELFTEHGAGTLIVP, encoded by the coding sequence ATGACGGAGATAACCGCCACCGCCGAAATGCAGGCCGACCTGCTTTCGCGGGCGCTGCCCTACATGCAACGCTACGAGCACAAGACGATCGTGGTGAAATATGGCGGCCACGCCATGGGCGACCTTGAGCTCGGCAAGGCTTTCGCGCGCGACATCGCGCTGCTCAAGCAATCCGGCGTCAACCCGATCGTCGTCCATGGCGGCGGGCCGCAGATCGGCGCCATGCTGGCCAAGATGGGCATCGAATCCAAATTCGAAGGCGGCCTGCGCGTCACCGACCAGAAGACGGTCGAGATCGTCGAAATGGTGCTCGCCGGTTCGATCAACAAGGAGATCGTGGCGTTGATCAACGCCGAGGGCGAATGGGCGATCGGCCTGTGCGGCAAGGACGGCAACATGGTCTTCGCCGAAAAGGCTCGCAAGACCATGATCGACCCGGACTCCAACATCGAGCGCGTGCTCGATCTTGGTTTCGTCGGCGAGCCGGTCGAGGTCGACCGCACGCTGCTCGACCTTCTGGCGCGCTCGGAAATGATCCCGGTGCTGGCGCCGGTGGCGCCCGGCCGTGATGGTCACACCTACAACATCAACGCCGACACGTTTGCAGGTGCCATTGCCGGCGCCTGCAAGGCCTCACGTCTTCTGTTCCTGACCGACGTGCCCGGCGTGCTCGACAAGAACAAGAAGCTGATCGACGAGCTGACCGTGACCGAAGCCCGGGCGCTGATCAAGGACGGCACGGTTTCGGGCGGCATGATCCCCAAGGTCGAGACCTGCATCGAGGCGATCGAGCGTGGTGTCGAAGGCGTCGTTATCCTCAACGGCAAGACGCCGCATGCGGTGCTGCTCGAGCTGTTCACCGAACACGGCGCCGGCACGCTGATCGTGCCCTGA
- a CDS encoding amidase, with the protein MSVERILWEQDATGLAGLVRKGELSAIELTDAAIARAEATGPEINATAEPLYEAARTRARTMDRSLPLAGVPFAIKDLGIAIKGVPSHGGSRIPAWVPDVNSVMTDRYLAAGLIPIVTSTSPEHGLRLMTESKAFGITRNPWNTGHTSGGSSGGAAALVAAGVVPVAHASDGGGSIRVPSACTGLVGLKTSRGRIPLTPLVSESWYGMVVDHAVTRSVRDCALLLDLTHGPESLSPYAALPPKGAFAAAAARDPGKLKLAVYRKSPLGLPISAETMKALDTAVALAREGGHTVEDIDLPFIGRDFFADFCRTVASAVAGTLRAEALRVGRSVTGDIERATRVLGRLGEMVSAGETYAGLQRLHAASRQLIAETARYDAVLMPVIAHPPLACGAMDPKGADELIENLLDKLHLTPLLKVKSLFGQLMDKSLWFTPWPAIYNVSGQPSIALPVYVTDAGLPLGIQAAGRPGDEETLLSFAAQMEKISGWLGRRAPLMVPS; encoded by the coding sequence ATGTCCGTTGAACGGATCCTTTGGGAACAAGATGCAACCGGCCTCGCCGGTCTCGTGCGCAAGGGCGAGCTGTCGGCGATAGAGCTGACCGACGCGGCGATCGCCCGCGCCGAAGCCACAGGGCCCGAAATCAATGCCACCGCCGAGCCGCTCTACGAGGCCGCGCGAACGCGCGCCAGGACGATGGACCGCTCGTTGCCGCTGGCCGGCGTGCCCTTTGCCATCAAGGACCTCGGCATCGCCATCAAGGGCGTGCCGTCGCATGGTGGCAGCCGCATCCCCGCCTGGGTGCCCGATGTCAATTCGGTGATGACCGATCGCTACCTCGCCGCCGGCCTGATCCCGATCGTCACCTCGACGTCGCCGGAACACGGGCTGCGGCTGATGACCGAATCGAAAGCCTTCGGCATCACCCGCAACCCCTGGAACACCGGCCACACCAGCGGCGGCTCGTCGGGTGGCGCGGCAGCGCTCGTTGCCGCCGGCGTGGTGCCGGTGGCGCATGCCTCGGATGGCGGCGGTTCGATCCGGGTGCCGTCCGCCTGCACCGGGCTTGTCGGCCTCAAGACCTCGCGCGGCCGCATTCCGCTGACGCCGCTGGTCAGCGAGAGCTGGTACGGCATGGTGGTCGACCATGCCGTCACCCGCTCGGTGCGCGATTGCGCGCTGCTGCTCGATCTCACCCACGGCCCCGAATCCTTGTCGCCTTATGCCGCGCTGCCGCCGAAAGGCGCATTCGCCGCTGCTGCCGCGCGCGATCCCGGCAAGCTCAAGCTGGCCGTCTACCGCAAGTCGCCGCTTGGCCTGCCGATCTCGGCCGAGACAATGAAAGCGCTCGACACCGCGGTGGCGCTTGCCCGCGAGGGCGGCCATACGGTCGAGGACATCGACCTGCCCTTCATCGGCCGCGATTTCTTCGCTGATTTCTGCAGGACGGTTGCTTCCGCCGTCGCCGGCACGCTGCGCGCCGAAGCGCTGCGCGTCGGCCGTTCCGTTACTGGCGACATCGAGCGCGCCACGCGCGTTCTCGGCAGGTTGGGCGAAATGGTCTCGGCCGGCGAGACCTATGCCGGCCTGCAGCGACTGCACGCCGCCTCGCGGCAACTGATCGCGGAGACCGCGCGCTATGACGCCGTGCTGATGCCTGTCATCGCGCACCCGCCGCTCGCCTGCGGCGCCATGGATCCGAAAGGCGCCGATGAGCTGATCGAGAACCTGCTCGACAAGCTTCATCTGACGCCGCTGCTGAAAGTGAAATCCTTGTTCGGCCAGCTGATGGACAAGAGTCTCTGGTTCACCCCTTGGCCGGCGATCTACAATGTCAGCGGCCAGCCATCGATCGCGCTGCCGGTTTACGTCACCGATGCCGGCCTGCCGCTCGGTATCCAGGCCGCCGGCCGTCCGGGCGACGAGGAGACGCTGCTGTCCTTCGCCGCGCAGATGGAGAAGATCTCCGGCTGGCTCGGCCGCAGGGCGCCGCTGATGGTGCCGTCATGA
- the msrB gene encoding peptide-methionine (R)-S-oxide reductase MsrB codes for MNRRDLLLSGAAAIGVVGAAAAMLRMGGPQPAQAAEKFEVTKTDDEWKAILSPAAFDVLRKEGTEYPGTSPLLNEHRKGIFACAGCDLPVYPSETKFDSGTGWPSFWQEIANGIGKTEDRSLGMTRTEVHCRRCGGHLGHVFDDGPAPTGLRHCINGVALTFKPTTA; via the coding sequence ATGAATCGTCGCGATCTTCTTTTGAGCGGTGCTGCCGCCATCGGCGTGGTCGGGGCCGCGGCAGCGATGCTGCGCATGGGTGGCCCTCAGCCAGCGCAAGCGGCCGAGAAATTCGAGGTCACCAAGACCGATGACGAATGGAAAGCCATCCTGTCGCCGGCCGCCTTTGACGTGCTGCGCAAGGAAGGCACTGAATATCCCGGCACCAGCCCGCTGCTCAACGAGCACCGCAAGGGCATATTCGCCTGTGCCGGCTGTGACTTGCCGGTCTATCCGTCGGAGACAAAGTTCGATTCCGGCACCGGCTGGCCGAGCTTCTGGCAAGAGATCGCCAATGGCATCGGCAAGACCGAGGATCGGTCGCTCGGCATGACCCGTACCGAAGTGCATTGCCGCCGCTGCGGCGGCCATCTCGGCCATGTCTTCGACGATGGACCGGCGCCGACCGGCCTGCGCCACTGCATCAACGGCGTGGCGCTGACCTTCAAGCCAACCACGGCCTGA
- a CDS encoding anti-sigma factor yields MTLAEDNGPERGGDDLFAAEYVLGVLPADERQIASRRIDSETDFARLVDGWEVHLSPMAAAYPEIEPPASVKPAIDRRLFASTAATPSEARAGLWSSLAFWRGLAAAAVAALAIYIAIPYVNPPVAQPQARLVASLAADGSDVKYLAVYDAAHHEVGLSHVSGERASGKDFELWMIEGKNPPVSMGVIPVGSTAHIVVSPAAQQKLAQGAVLAVSLEPAGGSPTGQPTGPVVAAGDLKSI; encoded by the coding sequence ATGACGCTCGCAGAGGACAATGGACCGGAACGTGGGGGCGACGACCTGTTCGCCGCCGAATACGTTCTTGGCGTGCTGCCGGCGGACGAGCGGCAGATCGCTTCCAGGCGCATCGATTCCGAAACCGACTTCGCGCGGCTGGTCGATGGCTGGGAGGTTCATCTCTCGCCCATGGCTGCCGCCTATCCGGAAATCGAGCCGCCAGCTTCGGTGAAACCGGCGATCGACCGACGGCTGTTTGCGTCGACGGCTGCAACGCCCTCCGAGGCGCGCGCCGGCCTGTGGTCCAGCCTCGCCTTCTGGCGCGGCCTTGCCGCGGCAGCGGTTGCCGCGCTGGCGATCTACATTGCGATCCCTTACGTCAACCCGCCGGTCGCACAGCCGCAGGCACGGCTTGTCGCCTCGCTGGCCGCCGACGGCAGCGATGTCAAATACCTTGCCGTCTATGATGCCGCCCATCACGAAGTCGGCTTGTCGCATGTCTCCGGTGAGCGTGCTTCCGGCAAGGACTTCGAACTGTGGATGATCGAAGGCAAGAACCCGCCGGTGTCGATGGGCGTTATTCCGGTTGGTTCGACAGCGCATATCGTCGTCTCGCCGGCGGCCCAGCAGAAGCTCGCCCAGGGCGCCGTGCTGGCCGTCAGCCTGGAGCCTGCCGGCGGTTCGCCGACCGGGCAGCCGACCGGACCGGTGGTGGCTGCGGGCGATCTGAAGAGCATCTGA